Proteins encoded in a region of the Takifugu flavidus isolate HTHZ2018 chromosome 10, ASM371156v2, whole genome shotgun sequence genome:
- the LOC130532240 gene encoding free fatty acid receptor 2-like, producing the protein MPQECQKGLCLSVYIFTFILGFPTNVLAFYSFCKKVRQKPTPSDILLLNLTISDLLFLIFLPFKMQEVMDNMIWNLPYALCPLSGFIFYMTIYNSTFCLTAVSVERYLGVAFPIQHTLKRRPVYAVAACIFFWISSFCHTSIVFFISIVDPLNATLDQNTTGKISQICYDDFTDAQLNVLLPLRLELFVVLFCIPLIICCFCYINFIRVLSRLHNIDRRRRLRAIGMALGTLIVFAVCFGPYNISHVVGFVMWKSPEWRDKALLCSTFNACLDPFIFYMSSSAVRGTVGSMMKGFRCRFSGCVPGHGFCNSSRSITMTPTDKEHNQEQINGSGKEAATSSPC; encoded by the coding sequence ATGCCGCAGGAGTGTCAGAAGGGGCTGTGCTTGTCTGTCTacatcttcaccttcatcctggGCTTCCCGACCAATGTCCTGGCTTTCTACTCCTTCTGCAAGAAAGTGAGGCAGAAACCCACGCCGAGCGACATCCTGCTCCTCAATCTGACCATCTCGgacctgctcttcctcatcttcctgccCTTTAAGATGCAAGAAGTGATGGACAACATGATTTGGAACTTGCCGTATGCCCTCTGCCCGTTGTCTGGCTTTATCTTCTATATGACCATCTACAACAGCACCTTCTGCCTGACTGCGGTCAGCGTGGAACGCTACCTCGGCGTGGCGTTTCCCATCCAGCACACGCTCAAAAGACGGCCTGTGTACGCGGTGGCCGCCTGCATTTTCTTCTGGATTTCATCATTTTGCCATACAAgtattgtttttttcatttctattGTAGACCCTCTAAATGCCACCTTAGATCAGAACACCACTGGGAAAATCAGCCAAATCTGTTATGACGATTTCACTGACGCCCAGCTCAATGTTCTCCTGCCGCTTCGTCTGGAGCTGTTTGTGGTGCTGTTTTGCATCCCCTTAAtcatctgctgcttttgctaCATCAACTTCATCCGGGTCCTGTCCCGGCTACATAACATCGACCGGCGCCGCCGCCTGCGGGCCATAGGGATGGCTTTGGGAACACTGATagtgtttgctgtttgttttgggcCCTACAACATCTCCCATGTGGTGGGTTTTGTTATGTGGAAAAGTCCTGAGTGGAGGGATAAAGCCTTgctctgcagcacctttaaTGCCTGCCTTGATCCGTTCATATTTTACATGTCCTCCTCCGCTGTGAGAGGGACTGTGGGTTCCATGATGAAGGGGTTTAGGTGTCGTTTCAGTGGGTGTGTTCCCGGTCACGGGTTCTGCAACTCTTCCAGGTCAATTACCATGACCCCCACAGATAAAGAACACAATCAAGAGCAGATCAATGGCAGTGGAAAGGAAGCAGCCACCAGCAGTCCCTGTTAG
- the LOC130532238 gene encoding free fatty acid receptor 2-like: MPQQCHRALCLSVYIITFILGLPMNILAFYTFCKKVRQKPTPIDILLLNLTISDLLFLIFLPFKMQEVMNNMIWNLPYALCPLSGFIFYMTIYNSTFCLTAVSVERYLGVAFPIQHTLKRRPVYAVAACIFFWIFSFINLSIVVIIPFIGSKESLSNTSQHSDSTRICYENFTDTQLNILLPVRLELFVVLFCIPFIICCFCYINFIRVLSRLHNIDRCRRLRAIGMALGTLIVFAVCFGPYNISHVVGFVMWKSPEWRDKALLCSTFNACLDPFIFYMSSSAVRGTVGSMMKGFRCCFGGCVPSHVFCTSSRSITMTATDKEHNQEQINGSGKEAATSCLQ; the protein is encoded by the coding sequence ATGCCGCAGCAGTGCCACAGAGCACTGTGCCTGTCCGTCtacatcatcaccttcatcctgGGCCTCCCGATGAACATCCTGGCTTTCTACACCTTCTGCAAGAAAGTGAGGCAGAAACCCACACCGATTGACATCCTGCTCCTCAATCTGACCATCTCGgacctgctcttcctcatcttcctgccCTTTAAGATGCAAGAAGTGATGAACAACATGATTTGGAACTTGCCGTATGCCCTCTGCCCGTTGTCTGGCTTTATCTTCTATATGACCATCTACAACAGCACTTTCTGCCTGACTGCGGTAAGCGTGGAACGCTACCTCGGCGTGGCGTTCCCCATCCAGCACACGCTCAAAAGACGGCCTGTGTACGCGGTGGCCGCCTGCATTTTCTTCTGGATCTTTTCCTTCATCAACCTGAGCATCGTGGTCATCATCCCTTTTATTGGCTCTAAAGAATCTTTAAGTAACACTTCACAACACAGTGATTCGACAAGAATTTGCTACGAGAACTTCACCGACACCCAGCTCAATATTCTCCTGCCGGTTCGTCTGGAGCTGTTTGTGGTGCTGTTTTGCATCCCTTTCAtcatctgctgcttttgctaCATCAACTTCATCCGGGTCCTGTCCCGGCTACATAACATCGACCGGTGCCGCCGCCTGCGGGCCATAGGGATGGCTTTGGGAACACTGATagtgtttgctgtttgttttgggcCCTACAACATCTCCCATGTGGTGGGTTTTGTTATGTGGAAAAGTCCTGAGTGGAGGGATAAAGCCTTgctctgcagcacctttaaTGCCTGCCTTGACCCGTTCATATTTTACATGTCCTCCTCCGCTGTGAGAGGGACTGTGGGTTCCATGATGAAGGGGTTTAGGTGTTGTTTCGGTGGGTGTGTTCCCAGTCACGTGTTCTGCACCTCTTCCAGGTCAATTACCATGACCGCCACAGATAAAGAACACAATCAAGAGCAGATCAATGGCAGTGGAAAGGAAGCAGCCACCAGCTGTCTTCAGTAA